The following proteins are co-located in the Rhodococcus opacus B4 genome:
- a CDS encoding APC family permease, which translates to MTTNASTHSSAVSDGASRKLAGTLGPGAIVFMVVAAAAPLTVIAGTVPLGISAGNGAAYPASYVVCTVVLLFFAVGFTAMAKHLPGAGAFYTYVTQGLGRHAGLGSAFLALLSYTAVQGAVYGYIGAAVNDFVTAHGGPELPWYVWALAVTAVVAVLGYRHIDLSGKVLGVLLVCEVGIVLVIDAAVILRGGGDEGFSTAAFHPGEFFSGAPGIALIFAIAGYIGFEATAVFRDEARDPGRTIPRATYLALLVIGGFYALSSWAMVSAWGDEGAVAIATENPEGMITETATRYVGAIAGDLVQIFLITSLFAALLSFHNVLSRYIFSLGNSAALPAGCGRSHDRHASPYIASVVQTASALVLIVASAVAGLDPVTEVFAWFAGVSSVGIVALMTLTSVAVLVYFGRTRVDRRLWNTVIAPLLGLVGLAGLLIMTVANLPLLVGGSSTLAAVIGVLLVGTFAGGAAVAVLRPHAARHIDTAAPQHHTNDTVLDKEIAR; encoded by the coding sequence ATGACAACCAACGCCTCAACGCACTCGAGTGCAGTCAGCGACGGCGCGTCTCGCAAACTGGCAGGCACCCTCGGTCCGGGTGCCATCGTGTTCATGGTCGTCGCGGCGGCGGCCCCGTTGACCGTGATCGCCGGCACCGTCCCGCTGGGGATCTCGGCGGGTAACGGCGCCGCCTATCCCGCGTCGTACGTCGTCTGCACGGTGGTGTTGCTGTTCTTCGCCGTCGGATTCACCGCGATGGCCAAGCACCTCCCCGGCGCCGGCGCGTTCTACACCTACGTCACGCAGGGCCTGGGCAGGCACGCCGGTCTCGGCTCCGCGTTCCTCGCGCTGCTGTCGTACACCGCCGTCCAGGGCGCGGTCTACGGATACATCGGGGCCGCCGTCAACGATTTCGTCACCGCGCACGGCGGTCCCGAACTTCCCTGGTACGTGTGGGCTCTGGCCGTGACCGCGGTGGTCGCGGTCCTCGGCTACCGGCACATCGACCTGTCCGGCAAGGTGCTCGGCGTGCTGCTCGTCTGCGAGGTCGGGATCGTCCTCGTCATCGATGCCGCCGTCATCCTCCGCGGCGGTGGAGACGAGGGGTTCTCGACGGCGGCGTTCCACCCCGGCGAGTTCTTCTCGGGGGCACCCGGCATCGCCCTGATCTTCGCCATCGCCGGGTACATCGGATTCGAGGCCACCGCCGTCTTCCGCGACGAGGCCCGCGACCCGGGTCGCACCATCCCCCGGGCCACCTACCTGGCGCTGCTCGTCATCGGCGGCTTCTACGCACTGTCGAGCTGGGCGATGGTCAGCGCATGGGGCGACGAGGGCGCCGTCGCCATCGCGACGGAGAACCCGGAAGGCATGATCACCGAGACCGCCACCCGCTACGTCGGCGCGATCGCGGGCGACCTCGTTCAGATCTTCCTGATCACGAGCCTGTTCGCCGCGCTGCTGTCCTTCCACAACGTGCTGTCCCGGTACATCTTCTCCCTCGGGAACAGCGCGGCCCTGCCCGCCGGCTGCGGCCGTTCGCATGACAGGCACGCGTCGCCGTACATCGCGTCGGTCGTGCAGACGGCGTCCGCGCTCGTTCTGATCGTCGCGTCCGCCGTCGCCGGGCTCGACCCGGTGACCGAGGTGTTCGCCTGGTTCGCCGGGGTGTCGTCGGTCGGCATCGTCGCACTGATGACCCTGACGTCCGTGGCCGTCCTCGTCTACTTCGGCCGGACCCGGGTGGACCGGCGACTGTGGAACACGGTGATCGCACCCCTGCTCGGGCTCGTCGGCCTGGCCGGGCTGCTGATCATGACCGTCGCCAACCTCCCGCTTCTCGTGGGCGGGTCCAGCACACTCGCCGCCGTCATCGGGGTTCTGCTCGTCGGAACCTTCGCCGGGGGAGCCGCAGTCGCCGTGCTCAGGCCCCACGCCGCACGACACATCGATACCGCTGCGCCGCAGCACCACACGAACGACACCGTCCTCGACAAGGAGATCGCACGATGA
- a CDS encoding GNAT family N-acetyltransferase, whose translation MTGFESTDLLYRQIRTGLPADVLAVPAPPVPQLGDPYEVRIPDPDGPDPEVIADWMQRPHLVEAWDSAWPVPRWRDYLRAQLAGSYSVPLIYTQLGVGSAYVELYRAAQDSIARCYYADPHDIGVHIAIADDDNTGRGLGPAAFAPGVLAVFRDDPQCNRIMYDPDHRNASARRALESVGATFLGEHETANRRRALYATVRAPEFVPTART comes from the coding sequence ATGACCGGATTCGAATCGACCGACCTGCTGTATCGCCAGATACGTACCGGGCTACCAGCCGACGTGCTGGCGGTCCCCGCCCCGCCCGTACCCCAGCTCGGCGACCCCTACGAAGTGCGCATACCCGACCCCGACGGACCCGATCCGGAGGTGATCGCCGACTGGATGCAGCGCCCCCACCTGGTCGAAGCCTGGGATTCGGCCTGGCCGGTGCCACGGTGGCGCGACTATCTCCGGGCCCAGCTCGCGGGTAGCTACTCGGTGCCCCTGATCTACACCCAGCTCGGCGTCGGCTCCGCCTATGTCGAGCTCTACCGGGCCGCCCAGGACAGCATCGCCCGGTGCTACTACGCCGATCCGCACGACATCGGCGTGCACATCGCCATCGCGGACGACGACAACACCGGCCGTGGACTGGGGCCCGCCGCGTTCGCACCCGGCGTCCTCGCGGTCTTCCGGGATGACCCGCAGTGCAATCGGATCATGTACGACCCGGACCACCGCAACGCGTCCGCACGCCGGGCGCTCGAGTCGGTGGGAGCGACGTTTCTCGGCGAACACGAGACCGCGAATCGGCGTCGCGCCCTGTACGCCACCGTCCGGGCGCCCGAGTTCGTCCCGACAGCGCGCACATGA
- a CDS encoding (2,3-dihydroxybenzoyl)adenylate synthase → MSENTDHRVGFVPFPDADSDRYRACGYWRGEPLGDILRRAAHRWPQRPAILADDTTTYAQLDSAADRMASGLMRMGFAPGDRVVVQLPNVPEFAVVFFGLLRAAAIPVLCLPAHREREIGHLAALSGAIGYVVADRVGGYDYRELARAVRAAAPSVEHVLVHGDAREFTSLASVPATVRELPTVDPADVAVLLISGGTTGVPKLIARTHDDYAYNARASAEVCALTGDDVYLVALPAAHNFPLACPGILGTFGVGGAVTFLADPSPESAFAAIERHRATVTAVVPPLAQLWCTATEWESADPGSLRLLQVGGAKLAENAAREVRPRLGAALQQVFGMAEGLLNYTRLDDPDDLVATSQGRPLSELDEVRIVDDAGNDVPAGTEGELLTRGPYTIRGYYRAAEHNARAFTADGFYRSGDLVRRLPSGHLVVTGRIKDVINRGGESVSAGEVEEHLLAHPAVVQVAVIGLPDDDLGERVCAAMVVDDTLPTLAQLKDFLTGRGLAPFKHPDLLHVVEHLPVTAVGKIDKRAVAADIG, encoded by the coding sequence ATGAGCGAAAATACAGACCACCGAGTCGGTTTCGTTCCGTTCCCCGACGCCGACTCCGACCGATACCGGGCGTGCGGATACTGGCGGGGCGAACCACTCGGTGACATCCTGCGGCGTGCCGCGCACCGCTGGCCGCAACGCCCGGCCATCCTGGCCGACGACACGACCACCTACGCGCAACTCGATTCGGCGGCCGACCGGATGGCCTCGGGATTGATGCGGATGGGCTTCGCCCCCGGCGACCGGGTCGTCGTCCAGCTCCCCAACGTTCCCGAATTCGCAGTGGTGTTCTTCGGGCTGCTCCGGGCCGCCGCCATCCCCGTGCTGTGCCTGCCCGCACACCGCGAACGGGAGATCGGACACCTCGCCGCACTGTCGGGTGCGATCGGTTATGTGGTCGCCGACCGCGTCGGCGGGTACGACTACCGCGAGCTGGCACGGGCCGTGCGCGCCGCCGCGCCGTCCGTCGAACACGTCCTCGTGCACGGCGACGCCAGGGAATTCACCTCGCTGGCGTCGGTTCCCGCCACTGTTCGCGAGCTCCCCACCGTCGATCCGGCCGACGTCGCGGTGCTGCTGATCTCCGGGGGGACGACCGGTGTTCCCAAACTCATCGCCCGCACACACGACGACTACGCGTACAACGCGCGGGCGAGCGCAGAGGTGTGCGCCCTGACCGGAGACGACGTCTACCTCGTCGCATTGCCTGCCGCACACAACTTCCCACTCGCCTGCCCCGGCATCCTCGGCACGTTCGGTGTCGGCGGCGCCGTGACGTTCCTCGCCGACCCGAGCCCCGAGTCCGCATTCGCCGCCATCGAACGACACCGCGCCACCGTCACCGCCGTGGTGCCGCCGCTCGCGCAACTGTGGTGCACCGCCACCGAATGGGAATCCGCCGATCCGGGTTCGCTGCGGCTGCTGCAGGTCGGCGGTGCGAAGCTGGCCGAGAACGCGGCCCGTGAGGTCCGGCCGCGGCTGGGTGCCGCGCTGCAACAGGTGTTCGGGATGGCCGAGGGGCTGCTGAACTACACGCGGCTCGACGACCCCGACGATCTGGTCGCGACCAGCCAGGGCCGGCCGCTGTCCGAACTGGACGAGGTCCGGATCGTCGACGACGCCGGCAACGACGTCCCCGCCGGAACGGAGGGCGAGTTGCTCACACGCGGTCCCTACACGATCCGGGGGTACTACCGCGCCGCCGAGCACAACGCCCGCGCCTTCACCGCCGACGGCTTCTACCGCAGTGGCGACCTGGTCCGCCGACTGCCGTCCGGTCACCTGGTCGTCACCGGCCGCATCAAGGACGTCATCAACCGGGGCGGCGAGAGCGTGTCCGCCGGCGAAGTGGAGGAGCACCTGCTCGCGCATCCGGCCGTGGTCCAGGTCGCGGTGATCGGCCTGCCCGACGACGATCTGGGTGAACGAGTCTGTGCAGCAATGGTCGTCGACGACACCCTGCCCACCCTCGCGCAGCTCAAGGACTTTCTGACCGGACGCGGTCTGGCACCGTTCAAGCACCCCGACCTGCTCCACGTCGTCGAGCACCTGCCGGTCACGGCAGTCGGGAAGATCGACAAACGTGCGGTTGCCGCGGACATCGGATGA
- a CDS encoding aldehyde dehydrogenase family protein — protein MQAETAAEGTVRRARAARATTSEWDQSRTDDVVRAVGWECFRAENASLLARLAVDATRMGDVVDLFTLHRKRVLGTLRDMHGQRTVGEVARDAARGTVTWAKPLGVIAVVVPATAPCTAVATNVLSALKTRNAVVIGSHPVAAAAVAVAVEQIRTGLRRTGADPDLVQLLDAPDRELTSALMAAADFVVATGGRNTVQRAYRSGTPAVSGGSGNATVIVDDLADIGDAASKIIAGAAFNNGTSCSSESNVLVDRSRLEPLVRALVSCGGWLCTEEQAALVQRTLWRDGVHDRTLVGRPARVIADRCGFEPPAHHAVAGLIVQRPRPEPGHPLFTEKLTPLVTVAPYSDFGSAVEQLGRILAHSGAGHSCGIYTGDDEVARDRVAQLAAATDVCRVMVNQSTMGNAGSFDNGVAFTSTVSSGSWGGCSRSVNITFRHFLNTTTVSYPLPPVVPDLAEIFGAELDEEDSVPLPAPGRPGP, from the coding sequence ATGCAGGCAGAGACAGCGGCAGAGGGAACAGTCCGGCGGGCCCGGGCGGCCCGCGCCACCACCAGCGAATGGGACCAATCGCGCACCGACGACGTCGTCCGGGCCGTCGGCTGGGAATGCTTTCGGGCCGAAAACGCTTCCCTGCTCGCCCGGCTGGCCGTCGACGCGACCCGGATGGGCGACGTCGTCGACCTGTTCACACTGCACCGGAAGAGGGTCCTCGGCACTCTGCGGGACATGCACGGGCAGCGCACCGTCGGGGAGGTCGCGCGCGATGCCGCCCGCGGCACAGTGACGTGGGCCAAACCGCTGGGCGTGATCGCGGTCGTCGTGCCGGCGACAGCGCCGTGCACGGCCGTCGCGACCAATGTGCTGTCGGCGCTCAAGACCCGCAACGCGGTCGTGATCGGTTCCCACCCGGTGGCTGCGGCCGCCGTGGCGGTCGCGGTCGAACAGATCCGGACCGGTCTGCGGCGCACCGGCGCCGACCCGGATCTGGTGCAACTACTGGACGCCCCCGACCGCGAACTCACGTCCGCCCTGATGGCGGCCGCAGACTTCGTGGTCGCGACGGGCGGGCGGAACACCGTGCAGCGGGCGTACCGCAGCGGGACGCCCGCGGTCAGCGGCGGATCCGGCAACGCGACCGTGATCGTCGACGACCTGGCCGACATCGGCGACGCCGCGTCGAAGATCATCGCGGGCGCGGCGTTCAACAACGGGACCTCGTGCTCGTCGGAGAGCAACGTCCTAGTGGACCGGAGCCGGCTCGAACCACTCGTCCGCGCGCTGGTGTCGTGCGGCGGATGGTTGTGCACGGAGGAGCAGGCCGCCCTCGTGCAGCGCACACTCTGGCGCGACGGGGTGCACGACCGGACGCTCGTCGGCCGCCCGGCCAGGGTGATCGCCGACCGTTGCGGCTTCGAGCCACCGGCGCACCACGCGGTGGCGGGTCTGATCGTCCAGCGTCCGCGGCCCGAACCCGGCCACCCGCTCTTCACCGAGAAGCTGACGCCGCTCGTCACCGTCGCCCCGTATTCCGACTTCGGCTCGGCGGTAGAGCAACTCGGGCGCATCCTCGCTCACAGCGGGGCGGGACACAGCTGCGGCATCTACACCGGTGACGACGAGGTCGCCCGGGACCGGGTCGCGCAATTGGCCGCCGCGACGGACGTCTGCCGGGTGATGGTGAACCAGTCCACGATGGGGAACGCCGGAAGTTTCGACAACGGTGTCGCGTTCACGTCGACCGTGTCCAGCGGAAGCTGGGGTGGTTGCAGCCGGTCGGTGAACATCACCTTCCGCCACTTCCTGAACACGACGACGGTGTCCTACCCGCTTCCGCCGGTGGTGCCCGACCTGGCGGAGATATTCGGCGCCGAACTGGACGAGGAAGACAGCGTTCCACTGCCGGCGCCGGGACGGCCGGGACCATGA
- a CDS encoding primary-amine oxidase, producing the protein MSTATTETPATVGSAAPDHPLTPLSADEIRSAKALLTDEGLVGENVRFVFVALAEPHKSTVLAFTPGDPIERRARILLLDRSTGIGTDLVVSVTENRVISSTTVDSATDGHVPILDEEFEDIEAFLLGSSDWLAAMAKRDIEPSKVRAVPLSAGVFGHEDEVGHRIVRVLAFHQEDKADLPWAHPIDGVVAYVDLTERRVVKVVDEIELPVPAERGEWDAEPHARPTRTDLKPIEITQPEGASFSVDGNEITWADWKFRFGFDVREGLTLHQLSFDDGGVERPVIYRASIAEMVVPYADPSPVRYWQNYFDQGEYLFGRYTNSLELGCDCLGEIQYFDVTIADEAGDPRVMKNAICLHEEDYGVLWKHTDMFNGMTETRRSRRLVISFFLTIGNYDYGFYWYLYLDGTIELEAKATGIVFTSAYRGPEGFSTQMAPGLGAPFHQHLFSARLDMAVDGTVNTVEEVDAVPVPMGPENPWGNAFRCQKTKLTTESEGQRTADNLKARVWHITNPTKQNRLGQDVGYALHPEGQPVLLADPSSSIAARAAFATKHLWVTQYDESERYPAGDFVNQHPGQAGLPAFVAGNRDIEGEDLVLWHTFGLTHFPRPEDWPVMPVDYAGFKLKPVGFFDRNPALDLPASTAKHCCEG; encoded by the coding sequence ATGAGTACCGCCACCACCGAGACCCCGGCCACCGTCGGTTCCGCCGCCCCGGATCATCCGCTCACCCCGTTGTCCGCGGACGAGATCCGTTCGGCGAAAGCACTCCTCACCGACGAGGGCCTGGTCGGCGAGAACGTGCGCTTCGTGTTCGTCGCACTCGCCGAGCCGCACAAGTCGACGGTCCTCGCGTTCACCCCGGGCGATCCGATCGAGCGCCGCGCCCGGATCCTGCTGCTCGACCGGTCCACCGGCATCGGCACCGACCTCGTCGTGTCGGTGACGGAGAACCGTGTGATCAGCTCCACCACGGTCGATTCCGCCACCGACGGTCACGTCCCGATTCTCGACGAGGAGTTCGAGGACATCGAGGCGTTCCTGCTCGGCAGCTCCGACTGGCTCGCAGCGATGGCGAAGCGGGACATCGAACCGTCGAAGGTCCGGGCGGTTCCCCTGTCGGCCGGGGTGTTCGGCCACGAGGACGAGGTCGGGCACCGCATCGTCCGCGTACTCGCCTTCCACCAGGAGGACAAGGCGGACCTGCCGTGGGCGCACCCCATCGACGGGGTGGTGGCCTACGTGGACCTCACCGAGCGCCGCGTCGTGAAGGTGGTCGACGAAATCGAGCTACCGGTGCCCGCCGAGCGTGGTGAATGGGACGCCGAACCGCACGCGAGGCCCACCCGTACCGATCTCAAGCCGATCGAGATCACGCAGCCCGAGGGTGCCAGCTTCTCCGTCGACGGCAACGAGATCACCTGGGCCGACTGGAAGTTCCGCTTCGGTTTCGACGTGCGGGAAGGACTGACACTGCACCAGCTGTCGTTCGACGACGGGGGAGTCGAGCGTCCCGTGATCTACCGGGCGTCGATCGCGGAGATGGTGGTCCCGTACGCCGATCCGTCCCCGGTTCGATACTGGCAGAACTACTTCGACCAGGGGGAGTACCTGTTCGGCCGGTACACGAACTCGCTCGAACTCGGCTGCGACTGCCTCGGTGAGATCCAGTACTTCGACGTCACCATCGCCGACGAGGCCGGCGACCCGCGGGTGATGAAGAACGCGATCTGCCTCCACGAGGAGGACTACGGCGTCCTGTGGAAGCACACCGACATGTTCAACGGCATGACCGAGACCCGCCGCTCGCGTCGCCTCGTCATCTCGTTCTTCCTCACCATCGGCAACTACGACTACGGGTTCTACTGGTACCTCTACCTGGACGGCACCATCGAACTCGAGGCGAAGGCCACCGGAATCGTGTTCACCTCCGCCTACCGCGGTCCGGAGGGATTCTCCACTCAGATGGCACCCGGGCTCGGTGCCCCGTTCCACCAGCACCTCTTCTCGGCCCGCCTCGACATGGCCGTCGACGGGACCGTGAACACTGTCGAGGAAGTGGATGCCGTGCCCGTCCCGATGGGGCCGGAGAACCCGTGGGGCAACGCGTTCCGCTGCCAGAAGACGAAGCTGACCACCGAATCCGAGGGGCAGCGCACCGCCGACAACCTCAAGGCCCGGGTCTGGCACATCACCAATCCCACCAAGCAGAACCGGCTCGGCCAGGACGTCGGGTACGCCCTGCACCCCGAGGGGCAGCCGGTGCTCCTGGCCGACCCGTCGAGTTCGATCGCCGCCCGCGCCGCGTTCGCGACGAAGCACCTGTGGGTGACGCAGTACGACGAGTCCGAGCGCTATCCCGCAGGCGACTTCGTCAACCAGCATCCGGGCCAGGCCGGTCTCCCGGCGTTCGTCGCGGGCAATCGCGACATCGAAGGCGAAGACCTGGTGCTGTGGCACACGTTCGGGCTGACGCACTTCCCCCGGCCCGAGGACTGGCCGGTCATGCCCGTCGACTACGCCGGGTTCAAGCTCAAGCCCGTCGGGTTCTTCGACCGCAATCCCGCGCTCGACCTGCCGGCGAGCACCGCGAAGCACTGCTGCGAAGGCTGA
- a CDS encoding salicylate synthase: MSAVTGGEDPLWVARNGDPVAAVARLASAGGFDDYVVYERPGEWTFAGGTRGAIELDSDSLRVRWDRQDRVSAWSGLPARALDDALSSLPVDGQSVYGWIGFEFCAYHLRSAARLQAPTKLARLLVPHIEVRVTESGARIDGGDDATRARVRELLLTPTVDPPPATGAVDVRTDPTSYRDRVAKAVEEIRCGAYQKVIISREITVPFAVDLPATYVRGRTHNSPARSFLLRLGGLAATGFSPELVGAVDAAGLVTTEPLAGTRAFGRGADLDLLARTQLETDPKEITEHAVSVRASFADVASIAEPGSPCVSDFMSVRQRGSVQHLASTVQGRLARGRTNWEALEALFPSVTVSGVPKAVAVDAIFRLDEAARGLYSGAVVRVSHRRSLEAALVLRAVYAENGRTWLRAGAGVIAQSSPDREFEETCEKFASIAPYLVPARE; the protein is encoded by the coding sequence ATGAGTGCGGTGACCGGCGGCGAGGACCCCCTGTGGGTCGCGAGGAACGGAGATCCCGTGGCGGCGGTCGCCCGCCTCGCATCGGCGGGCGGATTCGACGACTACGTGGTCTACGAGCGTCCGGGAGAGTGGACCTTCGCCGGCGGGACCCGCGGGGCGATCGAACTCGACTCCGACTCGTTGCGCGTCCGGTGGGACCGACAGGACCGCGTGTCGGCGTGGTCCGGGCTGCCCGCCCGGGCCCTCGACGACGCGTTGAGTTCACTTCCCGTCGACGGGCAGAGCGTCTACGGCTGGATCGGCTTCGAATTCTGCGCGTATCACCTGCGGTCCGCGGCGCGCCTGCAGGCGCCGACCAAGCTGGCCCGGCTTCTCGTCCCACACATCGAAGTTCGCGTCACCGAGTCGGGAGCCCGGATCGACGGCGGCGACGACGCCACGCGCGCCCGGGTCCGCGAACTCCTCCTCACGCCCACGGTGGACCCGCCTCCCGCCACCGGCGCGGTCGACGTGCGAACCGACCCGACGTCCTATCGCGACCGCGTCGCCAAGGCCGTCGAGGAGATCCGCTGCGGCGCTTACCAGAAGGTTATTATCTCGCGGGAGATCACGGTCCCGTTCGCGGTCGACCTCCCCGCCACCTATGTCCGGGGACGCACCCACAACTCCCCCGCCCGGTCGTTCCTCCTCCGGCTCGGTGGGCTCGCGGCCACCGGCTTCAGCCCGGAGTTGGTCGGCGCGGTCGACGCCGCCGGCCTCGTCACCACCGAACCGCTCGCCGGCACCCGCGCATTCGGCCGCGGCGCGGATCTCGATCTCCTCGCCCGCACCCAGCTGGAGACGGACCCGAAGGAGATCACCGAGCACGCGGTCTCGGTTCGTGCCTCGTTCGCCGACGTCGCCTCGATCGCCGAGCCGGGAAGCCCCTGCGTCTCGGATTTCATGTCGGTCCGCCAGCGCGGCAGCGTCCAGCATCTGGCTTCCACCGTCCAGGGGCGATTGGCGCGGGGCCGCACCAACTGGGAGGCGCTCGAAGCGCTGTTCCCGTCCGTGACGGTCTCCGGCGTGCCGAAGGCCGTTGCCGTCGACGCCATCTTCCGCCTCGACGAAGCCGCGCGCGGATTGTATTCCGGTGCGGTCGTGCGTGTCTCACATCGGCGATCGCTCGAGGCGGCCCTCGTCCTGCGGGCCGTGTACGCCGAGAACGGCCGGACGTGGCTGCGGGCCGGTGCCGGCGTGATTGCACAGTCGTCGCCGGACCGAGAGTTCGAGGAGACCTGCGAGAAGTTCGCCAGCATCGCGCCCTATCTCGTTCCTGCGCGAGAGTGA
- a CDS encoding lysine N(6)-hydroxylase/L-ornithine N(5)-oxygenase family protein → MTGQSRGIPGDPVVLDIVGVGFGPSNLSLAIAVAEHNSACPPGERIGALFFESQDRFSWHPGMLLDGATMQVAFPKDLVTLRNPTSRYTFLNYLFVRGRLVDFVNHQTFFPSRYEFQDYLRWAAEQVDADVRYESSVQRVRPLFDDRGVADQFLVETADGTQVRTRNVVLGTGLAPRIPDWVTPSARCFHNKDFLTRMAELPEPVHGRFVVLGAGQSAAEVVQYLHATYRDAEIHSVFARFGYSPADDSPYANRIFDPGTVDELHRAPPQERDRLLRLHRGTNYSAVDSELIDALYATEYQERVRGERRLFMRRASTIADTVETDRGLEVSIRNLLDGSVETLTCDAVVLATGYTPAPLRPLFGDFLPSTESSREVSRDYRLRTDPCLRAGIYLQGGTETTHGITSSLLSNVAVRAGEVLHSVLAHRATPT, encoded by the coding sequence ATGACCGGGCAGTCCAGGGGGATACCCGGCGACCCAGTCGTTCTCGACATCGTCGGCGTCGGATTCGGTCCGTCCAACCTGTCCCTCGCGATCGCGGTCGCGGAACACAACTCCGCCTGCCCACCGGGAGAGCGAATCGGCGCCCTGTTCTTCGAGAGCCAGGACAGATTCTCGTGGCATCCGGGGATGCTGCTGGACGGCGCGACGATGCAGGTCGCTTTCCCGAAAGACCTGGTGACACTGCGGAACCCGACGAGCCGGTACACGTTCCTGAATTACCTGTTCGTTCGCGGCCGCCTGGTCGATTTCGTCAATCACCAGACCTTCTTCCCGTCACGGTACGAGTTCCAGGACTACCTGCGGTGGGCGGCCGAGCAGGTCGATGCGGACGTCCGTTACGAGTCGTCCGTGCAGCGAGTGCGCCCGCTCTTCGACGACCGGGGCGTCGCCGACCAGTTCCTGGTCGAGACGGCCGATGGAACACAGGTCCGGACCCGAAACGTGGTGCTGGGTACCGGTCTGGCGCCCCGGATTCCGGACTGGGTGACCCCGTCGGCTCGCTGCTTCCACAACAAGGATTTCCTCACCCGGATGGCGGAACTACCCGAGCCGGTACACGGGCGGTTCGTCGTGCTCGGCGCCGGACAGAGCGCGGCAGAGGTCGTCCAGTACCTCCACGCCACCTATCGAGACGCCGAGATCCACAGCGTGTTCGCCCGATTCGGCTACAGCCCGGCCGACGACAGTCCCTACGCCAACCGGATCTTCGACCCCGGCACCGTCGACGAATTGCATCGTGCACCCCCGCAGGAGCGCGACCGGCTTCTGCGATTGCACCGTGGCACCAACTATTCGGCGGTCGACTCCGAACTCATCGACGCCCTCTACGCCACGGAGTATCAGGAACGGGTCCGGGGCGAGCGCCGCCTGTTCATGCGCCGGGCCTCCACGATCGCCGACACCGTCGAGACGGACCGCGGGCTCGAGGTCTCGATCCGGAATCTGCTGGACGGAAGCGTCGAGACGTTGACGTGTGACGCCGTCGTGCTGGCAACGGGATACACCCCGGCGCCGCTGCGCCCGCTGTTCGGCGACTTCCTGCCCTCGACCGAGTCGTCGCGGGAGGTGTCCCGCGACTATCGCCTGCGGACCGACCCGTGCCTGCGAGCGGGCATCTACCTCCAGGGTGGAACCGAAACCACGCACGGGATCACGTCGTCGCTGTTGTCCAATGTCGCGGTCCGGGCCGGTGAGGTCCTGCATTCGGTGCTCGCCCATCGCGCCACCCCCACGTGA